The Devosia sp. MC521 genome has a segment encoding these proteins:
- a CDS encoding DUF4357 domain-containing protein, whose translation MAETNVGASASAGKHARTSFHTLDHTQKGLDIEGLARHWAVDYDVQIRIMGSVFDTGSAAIGDIIAELPGHPAPAAAVMALVDAGFLKREPGPITPHTRISLPLVDRPEPLVLEAPAGGGAPPAGKKGKKVAPLPETVAEIESRRVAPIVSVVKLEDLLDLPRFEGPAVYLGLKGKILYPGRTDKGWPRIAAPHLKGYDKVAVLRDASGQLTPRLAAVAERILGLHAQALRGYRLAGSLPIGSPVGREEYIAARLFVAEGLILAQRLGFGLAGVSDQDFMTGARGPLDQCLDVDAIPEGDEYHLYACGVEARAVVSDGDWIVLPGSEVRKKLTPTVGAVVNSLRQEWLFSGVLKDEGARYRLTEPVVFNTGTAAANFVLGSKGPNLAAWSGDGSSPLERMPQTP comes from the coding sequence ATGGCTGAGACCAATGTCGGCGCTTCGGCGTCCGCGGGCAAGCATGCCCGCACATCCTTCCACACTCTTGATCACACCCAGAAAGGCCTCGATATCGAGGGCCTCGCCCGGCACTGGGCCGTCGACTATGACGTCCAGATCCGCATCATGGGCTCGGTCTTCGATACCGGTTCGGCCGCGATCGGCGATATCATCGCCGAATTGCCCGGTCACCCGGCCCCGGCCGCCGCTGTCATGGCGCTGGTCGATGCGGGCTTTTTGAAGCGCGAACCGGGCCCGATCACGCCTCATACCCGGATCAGCCTGCCGCTGGTCGACCGCCCGGAGCCGCTGGTGCTGGAGGCGCCCGCGGGCGGTGGTGCGCCACCGGCGGGCAAGAAGGGCAAAAAGGTTGCGCCCCTTCCCGAAACCGTCGCTGAGATCGAAAGCCGCCGCGTCGCGCCCATTGTGAGCGTGGTCAAACTCGAAGATCTGCTCGATCTGCCGCGTTTCGAGGGCCCGGCGGTCTATCTCGGTCTCAAGGGCAAAATCCTTTATCCGGGCCGGACGGACAAAGGCTGGCCGCGCATCGCCGCACCCCATCTCAAGGGCTATGACAAGGTTGCGGTCCTGCGCGATGCATCGGGGCAGCTGACCCCGCGCCTCGCGGCCGTCGCCGAGCGCATTCTGGGCCTCCACGCCCAGGCCCTGCGCGGCTATCGCCTGGCCGGGTCTTTGCCCATCGGCTCGCCGGTCGGGCGCGAGGAATATATCGCGGCCCGGCTCTTTGTGGCCGAAGGTTTGATCCTGGCCCAGCGTCTGGGCTTTGGCCTTGCCGGGGTCAGCGACCAGGATTTCATGACCGGCGCCCGGGGCCCGCTCGACCAGTGCCTGGATGTCGATGCCATCCCGGAGGGGGATGAATACCACCTCTATGCCTGTGGCGTTGAGGCGCGCGCTGTGGTCAGTGACGGCGACTGGATCGTGTTGCCCGGCAGCGAAGTGCGCAAGAAACTCACGCCCACGGTTGGCGCCGTGGTCAACAGTCTGCGTCAGGAATGGCTGTTCTCCGGGGTCCTCAAGGACGAGGGCGCACGCTATCGCCTGACCGAGCCGGTGGTGTTCAACACCGGTACGGCAGCGGCCAATTTCGTGCTCGGCAGCAAGGGCCCGAACCTGGCGGCCTGGAGCGGTGACGGCTCTTCGCCCCTCGAGCGCATGCCGCAGACGCCCTGA
- a CDS encoding AAA family ATPase, translating to MTLSRISMPKSDDEPTPNSTEILSRLALDQLITKTLDARLKEENPLLVLIAVKSPSWARALREQLTRRYPQTCVRSYKGDKRSASSQEEDHLLLALNDGQSGIGVSTDIVAQVPEALRNSADFTLYFAGLSPVSLRKAIGLVTGQPVRRLPKLRLDGLDLADLAAAIRPGSTPAQCIKRLQLTLERKASDLGVPDDAVPVSALPLSPEVRAWSEEVLTSLRLLEEGKISMRRSPFSVLAGPTGSGKSKLAEAIAKAAGWQLIQTSAQDWFDRSDGFLGGVARQTNSFFQSLENNPKTIGFVDEIEAIPDRATMDERNREWWTTIVTGILVQVDRLRRSPTPALLIGATNYPERVDSALLRHGRLGRLVRVEPPRDLAAITDIFRYYLKEDLRDDELLRLVHMSMAFGHPTPASVENWVGAARVAAMAAGRSLTLLDLETAIGGTDDRPHAERYRVAIHEAGHAVIAAHLDVPISSVSIIGQPGSAGSMLAEIRTTDLDRHSLEHLVTVALAGRAADQILLGLSDAAATSDLKLATRLLFNAHFVWGLYDHLTAIEGDTKGPLVLDPEARGVIDAKLQELLVRAQSLVGEHRESIERLADALLRARVISGTAVRDLVLKSRVWGPAPRERAKP from the coding sequence ATGACCCTTTCCCGCATCTCCATGCCCAAGTCGGATGACGAGCCCACGCCCAACAGTACCGAAATCCTCTCCCGGCTGGCCCTCGACCAGTTGATCACCAAGACCCTCGACGCGCGCCTTAAGGAAGAGAACCCACTCCTCGTGCTGATCGCGGTCAAGAGCCCCAGCTGGGCGCGGGCGCTTCGCGAACAGTTGACCCGCCGCTATCCCCAGACCTGCGTCCGCAGTTACAAAGGCGACAAACGCTCGGCGTCCAGCCAGGAAGAGGACCATTTGCTCCTCGCGCTCAATGACGGTCAGTCCGGGATCGGGGTCAGCACCGATATCGTGGCCCAGGTCCCCGAGGCGCTGCGCAACAGCGCCGATTTTACCCTGTATTTTGCCGGCCTCAGCCCGGTGAGCCTGCGCAAGGCCATTGGTCTTGTGACCGGCCAGCCGGTCCGGCGCCTGCCCAAGCTCCGTCTCGATGGGCTGGACCTGGCCGATCTTGCCGCAGCCATTCGTCCTGGCTCGACGCCGGCGCAGTGCATCAAGCGCCTCCAGCTCACGCTTGAGCGCAAGGCCAGTGATCTGGGCGTGCCCGATGATGCGGTGCCGGTGAGCGCATTGCCCTTGAGCCCGGAGGTGCGCGCCTGGTCCGAAGAGGTGCTGACCAGCCTGCGCCTGCTGGAAGAGGGCAAGATCTCCATGCGCCGCTCGCCCTTTTCGGTGCTGGCCGGTCCCACCGGTAGTGGCAAATCAAAACTCGCCGAAGCCATTGCCAAGGCGGCCGGCTGGCAGTTGATTCAAACCAGTGCCCAGGACTGGTTTGATCGCAGCGACGGCTTTTTGGGCGGCGTGGCTCGCCAGACCAACAGCTTCTTTCAGAGCCTCGAAAACAACCCAAAAACGATCGGATTCGTGGACGAAATTGAAGCCATCCCAGATCGGGCGACCATGGATGAGCGCAATCGGGAATGGTGGACCACGATCGTGACCGGCATTTTGGTGCAGGTCGACCGGCTGCGTCGTTCGCCCACGCCGGCTTTACTGATTGGCGCGACCAATTACCCTGAGCGAGTGGACTCCGCTTTACTGCGTCATGGGCGTCTCGGCCGCCTCGTTCGCGTTGAACCGCCCCGGGATCTGGCGGCTATCACCGACATCTTCCGCTATTATCTCAAAGAGGACTTGCGCGACGACGAGCTCCTTCGTCTCGTCCATATGAGCATGGCTTTTGGCCACCCGACCCCGGCTTCGGTCGAGAACTGGGTGGGCGCTGCACGCGTCGCGGCCATGGCGGCGGGGCGGTCCCTGACCCTGCTCGATCTCGAAACCGCGATCGGCGGCACGGATGATCGTCCCCACGCGGAACGCTATCGTGTTGCCATCCATGAGGCAGGTCACGCGGTGATTGCGGCGCATCTTGATGTGCCGATTTCTTCGGTGTCGATCATTGGCCAGCCCGGCTCTGCCGGCAGCATGCTCGCAGAGATCCGCACCACCGATCTCGACCGTCACAGCCTCGAGCATCTGGTGACAGTTGCACTGGCCGGGCGCGCCGCCGACCAGATCCTGCTTGGCTTGAGCGACGCGGCGGCAACCAGTGATCTCAAACTGGCGACGCGCCTTCTCTTCAATGCGCATTTCGTGTGGGGTCTCTACGATCACCTCACGGCGATCGAGGGCGACACCAAGGGTCCGCTTGTGCTCGACCCTGAGGCGCGGGGCGTCATCGACGCTAAGCTGCAGGAACTGCTGGTCCGGGCGCAGTCGCTGGTGGGTGAGCATCGGGAGTCCATCGAGCGGCTGGCGGATGCGCTTTTGCGGGCCCGGGTTATTTCGGGGACCGCGGTGCGCGATCTGGTGCTGAAGTCGCGGGTCTGGGGCCCCGCGCCGCGCGAAAGGGCAAAGCCGTGA
- a CDS encoding tyrosine-type recombinase/integrase, translated as MIDLQQIMEKLEGAYSDYTLRGYRTDMQQFLRWCEAAGHEPLPAAPATIVAYVKGEGERLLPSTIRRRLCGIGRIHRLMRYDDPTRDEEVQLALRRVRRQKPGRPRQALGVTAKLRDQLIAVCSDDLIGFRDEILVRVGFDTLCRRGELVALRAQDLFENERGNLSILVRRAKNDQTGQGRIAPLSSATSDRVRAWLAQTGIETGPLLRPVYGEHLKRLYLEPVTISRVLKKLAGRAHAAASTRQGVSGHSLRVGAAQQLTLDGHSPLQIMRAGGWRSMAVVARYIENVDLDLWS; from the coding sequence GTGATCGATCTCCAGCAGATCATGGAAAAGCTCGAAGGGGCGTATTCCGACTACACGCTGCGCGGCTATCGCACGGACATGCAGCAATTTTTACGATGGTGCGAAGCGGCTGGTCACGAACCTCTGCCGGCAGCACCGGCCACGATCGTGGCCTATGTCAAAGGGGAGGGGGAGCGCTTGCTCCCCTCTACCATCAGGCGGCGCCTGTGCGGCATTGGCCGGATCCATCGCCTCATGCGCTACGATGATCCGACGCGCGATGAGGAGGTACAACTTGCGCTGCGTCGGGTTCGCCGCCAGAAGCCCGGGCGCCCGAGACAGGCACTGGGCGTTACCGCGAAATTGCGGGATCAATTGATCGCGGTCTGTTCCGACGACCTGATCGGGTTCCGCGATGAGATCCTTGTGCGCGTGGGTTTTGATACTCTCTGTCGTCGGGGAGAGCTGGTCGCTCTTCGTGCGCAGGATCTGTTTGAGAATGAGCGCGGCAATCTCTCAATTCTGGTGCGGCGGGCCAAGAATGATCAGACCGGGCAGGGGCGCATTGCGCCGCTTTCGTCAGCAACCTCCGATCGCGTTCGCGCCTGGTTGGCTCAAACTGGAATTGAGACCGGTCCTCTCCTTCGACCTGTATATGGAGAGCATCTGAAACGGCTCTACCTGGAGCCGGTGACAATTTCGCGCGTGCTCAAAAAGCTGGCGGGACGAGCACATGCCGCGGCGTCAACAAGACAGGGCGTGTCGGGACATTCACTGCGGGTGGGGGCTGCCCAGCAGCTGACGCTGGATGGACACAGCCCCTTGCAGATCATGCGGGCGGGTGGGTGGCGCTCCATGGCCGTTGTCGCGCGCTACATTGAGAACGTCGATCTCGATTTGTGGAGTTAA